The Euphorbia lathyris chromosome 2, ddEupLath1.1, whole genome shotgun sequence genome includes a window with the following:
- the LOC136216868 gene encoding probable carboxylesterase 9 → MSSPGGADNTMPDFDPYEHLHIARNPDGTITRLLSPPLEEANPDAITGAASKDITINAEKQTWIRLFRPAKLPSNDNTVARLPIVFNFHGGGFIYFSASMRESHNLSVSLATEIPSIAVSVNYRLAPEHRLPAQYEDAIDAILWVKQQFIDKNGEQWLKEYGDFSRCYISGRGCGGNIAFHACIRSLDLDLTPLKISGLVMNQPMFGGLARNKTELQHLEDPILPLSATDLIWELALPEGADRDHPFSNPLSEGFHSKKVPLLGKCLVFGFCGDVMVERVQDFVTLLVMAGVKVQACLNDDGFHNIDIVDKRWSRVFVDAVRAFINS, encoded by the coding sequence ATGTCCTCACCCGGCGGCGCCGACAACACCATGCCCGATTTCGACCCGTACGAGCACTTACACATCGCTCGAAACCCGGACGGCACCATCACTCGCTTACTATCTCCTCCTCTCGAAGAAGCAAATCCCGACGCCATCACCGGCGCAGCATCGAAAGATATAACAATAAACGCTGAAAAACAAACATGGATAAGATTATTCAGACCGGCGAAATTACCTTCCAACGACAACACTGTAGCCCGCCTTCCCATCGTTTTCAACTTTCACGGCGGCGGATTTATTTACTTCAGCGCATCAATGAGAGAATCGCATAATCTCTCTGTTTCATTAGCCACCGAAATACCTTCCATTGCCGTTTCCGTGAACTACCGCCTTGCGCCTGAACACCGGCTTCCTGCGCAATACGAAGACGCCATAGACGCCATTCTCTGGGTAAAACAACAGTTTATTGACAAAAACGGAGAGCAATGGCTGAAAGAATACGGCGATTTCTCCCGATGTTACATCTCCGGGAGAGGTTGCGGCGGAAATATAGCGTTTCACGCATGTATAAGAAGCTTAGATCTGGATCTAACGCCATTGAAGATCTCAGGATTGGTGATGAATCAACCGATGTTTGGAGGTCTTGCGAGGAATAAAACGGAGTTGCAGCATTTGGAAGATCCAATACTTCCGTTGTCGGCCACCGATTTGATATGGGAATTAGCGTTGCCGGAAGGTGCAGATCGGGATCATCCATTTTCGAATCCGTTATCGGAGGGTTTTCATAGCAAGAAGGTACCGTTGTTAGGGAAGTGTTTGGTGTTTGGATTTTGTGGAGATGTTATGGTGGAGAGAGTACAGGATTTTGTAACGCTGTTAGTAATGGCAGGGGTGAAGGTTCAGGCTTGCTTAAACGACGACGGATTTCATAATATTGATATTGTGGATAAACGATGGTCTCGTGTGTTTGTAGACGCCGTTAGAGCTTTTATTAACTCATGA
- the LOC136217157 gene encoding probable carboxylesterase 9 — MSEFDAYAHLNLKRNDDGTIDRLLHFPPAKPNADPNSGESVLSKDIILNEEKDLKIRLYLPLKHISKGNRIPIIFYFYGCHWVQFSGDNPALHKDRQWTASSLPAIIILVLYRLAPDCRLPGQYEDAADAVMWLKNQASDPDGDPWVREYGDFSKCFFSGSNNGGNIAFNTALRLMDSDLKPLKFIGIILNQPLFGGKQRTKSEIRYATDQIIPLPALDLVWELVLPKAIDKDHRYCNPVIEGPHQDKMKLLPPCLILGYGMDPLIDRYQMLVEMLISHGVKVEAHFSDVGFHRIEIIDSNRRVEMLTHIKMFIRSKLVSQSQIATCRDQDASQIATSRDQDQSQIATCRDQDQSPTATCRDQDASQIATCGDQDASVSSEEHGKNVSGGDQDEDRVETMQ; from the coding sequence ATGTCAGAGTTCGACGCATACGCTCATCTGAACCTAAAACGTAACGACGACGGCACAATTGATCGTCTCCTCCACTTCCCGCCGGCCAAACCCAACGCCGATCCAAATTCCGGCGAATCCGTACTCTCCAAAGACATAATCCTCAACGAAGAAAAAGATCTCAAAATCCGCCTCTACCTTCCTCTAAAACACATCTCCAAAGGCAACCGTATTCCGATTATATTCTACTTCTACGGCTGCCATTGGGTTCAGTTCTCCGGCGACAATCCCGCTTTACATAAAGACCGTCAATGGACCGCCAGTTCTCTCCCCGCTATAATCATCCTCGTTTTATACCGTCTCGCTCCCGATTGCCGACTTCCCGGCCAATACGAAGACGCGGCCGACGCAGTCATGTGGCTGAAGAATCAAGCCTCAGATCCCGACGGAGATCCTTGGGTTAGAGAATACGGCGATTTCTCCAAATGTTTCTTCTCCGGATCTAACAATGGCGGAAACATAGCGTTCAACACAGCTTTACGTCTGATGGACTCCGATTTGAAACCGTTGAAGTTCATCGGGATAATATTGAATCAACCGttgtttggagggaaacagaGGACGAAATCGGAGATCCGATATGCGACGGATCAGATAATTCCGTTACCGGCATTAGATCTAGTGTGGGAATTAGTTTTACCTAAAGCGATTGATAAAGATCATAGGTATTGTAATCCAGTGATTGAAGGTCCACACCAAGATAAGATGAAGCTGCTTCCTCCGTGCTTGATTTTGGGGTACGGAATGGATCCGTTGATCGATCGGTATCAGATGTTAGTTGAGATGTTGATTAGTCATGGAGTCAAAGTTGAAGCTCATTTCTCAGACGTTGGATTTCATAGGATTGAGATCATTGATTCTAATCGGAGGGTGGAGATGTTAACTCATATTAAGATGTTTATAAGATCGAAATTAGTTAGTCAAAGTCAGATTGCCACGTGTCGTGATCAGGATGCGAGTCAGATTGCCACATCTCGTGATCAGGATCAAAGTCAGATTGCCACGTGTCGTGATCAGGATCAAAGTCCGACTGCCACATGTCGTGATCAAGATGCGAGTCAGATTGCCACGTGTGGTGATCAGGATGCGTCTGTTTCATCTGAGGAACACGGTAAAAATGTTAGTGGTGGTGATCAAGATGAAGATCGTGTGGAAACCATGCAATGA
- the LOC136216628 gene encoding probable carboxylesterase 9, with protein sequence MNITGTETTTPTGTTTPATDFSYSVEQSKFDPYEQLHIQLNSDGESVTRLLNLPPANDNPDPDSGQAVLSKDIILNPQKKTTLRIFVSSKLTLKNTDGSRLPIIFYFHDAAWVQSGAKHFQVHMRNSYLSCSVPAIMLLVDYRLAPENRLPAQYEDAIDAFLWLKKQALDPKGEPWVKEYGDFSRCFLFGNGCGGNVVFNAALRAMDLDLTPIKIEGLVLNQPIFGGQTRMESELNYATDNILPLPALDLMWELALPKGMDRDHRFCNPLTLDAPHNATKLKALQRCLVIAFGMNPMFDRQQEFVKMLVKHGVEVQAQFDEIGFHRIELVDPRRAVAIDNLVKEFMNKTS encoded by the coding sequence ATGAACATTACCGGAACGGAGACTACCACGCCCACCGGCACCACCACTCCCGCCACCGATTTCAGTTATTCGGTAGAGCAATCAAAGTTCGATCCGTATGAACAACTCCACATTCAGCTCAATTCAGATGGTGAATCTGTTACTCGCCTTCTTAATCTCCCGCCGGCAAATGATAATCCCGATCCTGACTCCGGCCAAGCCGTCCTCTCGAAAGACATCATTCTCAATCCCCAGAAGAAAACCACCCTCCGAATTTTCGTCTCTTCTAAACTCACACTAAAAAACACTGACGGATCACGCCTACCGATAATATTTTACTTTCACGATGCCGCTTGGGTACAATCCGGTGCCAAACACTTTCAAGTACACATGAGGAATAGCTACCTCTCATGTTCGGTTCCGGCTATCATGCTCCTCGTTGACTACCGTCTCGCCCCAGAGAATCGACTCCCTGCGCAATACGAAGACGCAATAGACGCCTTCCTATGGCTTAAAAAACAAGCGTTGGACCCGAAGGGCGAGCCGTGGGTAAAGGAATACGGTGACTTTTCGAGATGTTTCCTTTTCGGCAACGGATGCGGAGGAAATGTTGTATTTAATGCAGCTCTACGCGCCATGGATCTTGATTTGACGCCTATAAAAATTGAAGGACTGGTACTAAACCAACCGATTTTTGGGGGGCAAACCAGAATGGAATCAGAATTGAATTACGCGACGGATAATATATTACCGTTACCCGCGCTAGATTTGATGTGGGAACTAGCGTTACCAAAAGGGATGGATCGAGATCATAGATTTTGTAACCCGTTAACTCTGGATGCGCCACATAATGCAACGAAATTAAAAGCGTTGCAACGATGTTTAGTGATCGCATTCGGGATGAATCCGATGTTCGATAGACAACAAGAGTTTGTGAAAATGTTGGTGAAACATGGTGTTGAAGTTCAAGCTCAATTTGATGAGATTGGGTTTCATAGGATTGAACTTGTTGATCCTAGAAGAGCTGTTGCTATTGATAATTTGGTTAAAGAGTTTATGAATAAAACTAGCTAA